One Drosophila kikkawai strain 14028-0561.14 chromosome 3L, DkikHiC1v2, whole genome shotgun sequence genomic window carries:
- the mat gene encoding uncharacterized protein mat: MRFYGYTLLALSCLVAFSASTPALLAPIRNFASNGTQAAPSNFALELRGVIRQVPVGQLEKLVQTYLLNDVQFQGLIRVVNSMPAYRFIRQFGNQPEVRQLQQWVTQQLVLSGGSPKIFEYLELEIKIFNKYPYWSQIVNGIQGFQQEFVAIYPVQLIRSLLEPSSTQTSPLLSELWRRLVALRPVYERVIASPPGKTITGELQRLGLDVNGLDALIRYQFGWSNATWGAPSYDYSDYLYY; this comes from the coding sequence ATGCGGTTCTACGGTTATACTCTATTGGCTCTCAGCTGTCTCGTGGCTTTTTCGGCCTCCACACCAGCCCTATTGGCGCCGATTCGGAATTTCGCCTCGAATGGAACCCAAGCTGCGCCCAGTAACTTTGCCTTGGAGCTGAGAGGAGTCATCCGCCAGGTGCCAGTGGGTCAGCTCGAGAAGCTGGTCCAGACTTATTTGCTGAACGATGTTCAGTTCCAGGGCTTGATTAGAGTTGTTAACTCCATGCCAGCCTATCGATTCATCCGGCAATTCGGCAACCAGCCGGAGGTGCGTCAGCTGCAGCAGTGGGTCACCCAGCAGTTGGTTCTGTCTGGCGGTTCCCCCAAGATCTTCGAGTACCTGGAGCTGGAGATTAAAATCTTCAACAAGTATCCCTACTGGTCGCAGATAGTCAATGGCATCCAGGGATTCCAGCAGGAGTTTGTGGCTATCTATCCCGTGCAACTGATACGTTCTCTTCTGGAACCAAGTTCCACCCAGACGAGTCCTCTTTTGTCTGAACTTTGGCGTCGTCTGGTGGCCTTGCGTCCGGTTTATGAGAGGGTCATAGCCTCGCCGCCGGGAAAGACCATCACTGGGGAACTACAGAGATTGGGCCTGGATGTGAACGGTTTGGATGCGCTCATACGCTATCAATTCGGCTGGAGCAATGCCACTTGGGGTGCGCCCTCGTATGACTATTCGGATTACCTGTATTACTAG